A single Gloeocapsa sp. DLM2.Bin57 DNA region contains:
- a CDS encoding cupin domain-containing protein, which produces MAKSEQVKDTLVLSLGNSQERQTFTETEIRPWGSFTTLEEGSGYKIKRIEVNPGHRLSLQMHHHRSEHWIVVSGTAKVICGEEVEILGPNQSTYVPQCTAHRLENPGVIKLVLIEVQNGEYLGEDDIIRFQDDYARK; this is translated from the coding sequence ATGGCTAAGTCTGAACAAGTAAAAGATACTCTGGTTTTATCTCTAGGTAATAGTCAAGAAAGACAAACCTTTACAGAAACAGAGATACGTCCTTGGGGTTCATTTACAACTTTAGAAGAAGGTAGCGGTTATAAGATTAAGCGCATAGAAGTTAATCCTGGACATCGTTTAAGTCTGCAGATGCACCATCATCGTAGTGAACATTGGATAGTAGTTTCAGGAACGGCTAAAGTGATTTGTGGTGAAGAAGTAGAGATTTTAGGTCCAAATCAATCTACTTACGTACCTCAATGTACTGCCCACAGATTAGAAAATCCTGGGGTAATTAAATTAGTATTGATTGAAGTGCAAAACGGTGAATATCTAGGCGAAGATGATATAATACGTTTTCAAGATGATTATGCTCGCAAATAA